One window of the Candidatus Saccharibacteria bacterium genome contains the following:
- a CDS encoding ribonucleoside-diphosphate reductase subunit alpha, with protein MAFTHIKKRNGQTAEFDRARIEIAIGKANDSVEGEIAKGAITPLVDGIVARLDQEFDDVLPDVESIQDLVEQALMQAGYYRTVRSYILYRERHSQERVEAQEEIIHKLEQKQLTVVQHDGKKEKFSEEKIAQTIQAYTKDLKHVDVPMLVGAVKINLYDGIVADELYDAIIVAVRSFIERDYEYSLLAARLLLNKLYYDIIGPTTLTRFGSTYKDGFANYIQEGVKNKLLLVEMLNFDLEELAGYLKPERDEIYSFMALQSMYGNYFLRPERESKTVLETPQFFWMRVSMGMALNEPVENRTELVKKFYDMVSTKRYTPSSPTLYNSGTSFPQMSSCFLNTVDDDLDHIFKVFRDNAMMSKFSGGIATDWTNIRGTGSLIKTINIPSQGVIPFLKIANDVTIAIARSGRRIGATCVYLENWHYDFEDFLELRKNTGDERRRTHDMNTASWVSDLFMKRVAQDGQWTMFSPSEVPELHDLYGKEFEEKYVEYEKMADNGDIKMFRRTSATQLWRKMLTMLFETGHPWLTFKDVCNLRSPQDHAGVVHNSNLCTEITLNNSADETAVCNLGSVNLATHVKAGKLDTKMLSETVAWAMRMLDNVVDITFYPTEETKTSNMRHRPVGLGIMGFQDALYKLDIPFESEAAIKFADESMELISYHAIMGSANLAREKGAYSSFKGSKWDRGIFPIDTIELVEKERGQKIDVSRTGKLNWKPVREAVKKYGLRNSNTMAIAPTASIANINDCYPCIEPIYKNLYVKSNMNGEFTVINPFLVEDLKKAKLWNDDMIEKLKFHDGSIQKITEIPQKLRDKYKEVFETDSKWLVRVAAYRGKWIDQSQSFNVFVRGVSGKALSEIYTYAWKMGLKTTYYLRSLAASQVEKSTVDTGKFGSTHKRDFSAIAVETVETAPVPAPIAENAPVPKQQSSKSKK; from the coding sequence ATGGCTTTTACGCATATTAAAAAACGCAACGGACAAACGGCCGAATTTGACCGAGCACGGATTGAAATTGCGATTGGTAAAGCCAACGATTCGGTTGAGGGCGAGATTGCCAAGGGCGCTATAACGCCGCTGGTCGATGGCATTGTGGCCCGTCTCGATCAGGAGTTCGACGATGTCTTGCCCGATGTCGAGTCGATCCAAGACCTTGTAGAGCAAGCATTAATGCAAGCTGGTTACTATCGCACCGTGCGCAGTTACATTCTTTATCGTGAGCGGCATAGCCAAGAGCGGGTCGAAGCTCAAGAAGAAATCATCCACAAACTCGAGCAAAAGCAACTAACAGTTGTTCAGCACGACGGCAAAAAAGAAAAGTTCTCCGAAGAAAAAATCGCTCAAACCATCCAAGCTTATACCAAGGATCTCAAACATGTCGACGTGCCCATGCTGGTAGGCGCAGTTAAGATCAACCTCTACGACGGCATTGTAGCCGATGAACTTTACGACGCTATTATTGTGGCCGTACGCTCATTTATAGAACGTGACTACGAGTACTCGCTTTTGGCGGCTCGGCTGCTACTCAATAAGCTCTATTACGACATAATTGGCCCCACTACTCTAACCCGATTCGGTTCGACCTACAAAGACGGCTTTGCTAACTACATTCAAGAGGGCGTTAAAAATAAGCTTTTGCTGGTTGAAATGCTAAACTTTGACCTCGAAGAGTTGGCTGGCTACCTCAAACCCGAGCGCGATGAAATTTATAGCTTTATGGCTTTGCAGTCTATGTATGGTAATTATTTCTTGCGCCCGGAGCGCGAGAGCAAGACTGTTTTGGAAACACCTCAATTCTTCTGGATGCGTGTGAGCATGGGTATGGCCCTGAATGAGCCAGTCGAAAACCGCACCGAGCTGGTGAAAAAATTTTACGATATGGTCTCAACCAAGCGCTACACACCAAGCTCGCCTACTCTATACAACTCCGGCACCTCATTCCCGCAAATGAGCTCGTGCTTTTTAAACACTGTCGACGACGATCTCGACCATATCTTTAAGGTCTTTCGTGACAACGCCATGATGAGTAAATTTTCGGGCGGCATTGCCACCGATTGGACCAACATTCGCGGTACTGGCTCACTGATCAAAACTATCAACATCCCCTCGCAGGGCGTGATACCTTTCTTAAAGATTGCCAACGATGTTACCATTGCCATTGCGCGCAGTGGCCGCCGGATTGGTGCCACCTGCGTATACCTAGAAAACTGGCACTACGACTTCGAAGACTTTTTGGAACTGCGCAAAAACACTGGCGATGAGCGCCGCCGCACTCACGACATGAACACTGCCTCTTGGGTGTCAGATCTATTTATGAAGCGTGTGGCTCAAGACGGCCAATGGACCATGTTCTCGCCTAGTGAAGTGCCTGAATTACACGACCTATACGGCAAGGAATTTGAGGAAAAATACGTCGAGTACGAAAAAATGGCTGATAATGGTGACATTAAGATGTTCCGACGCACTTCGGCTACTCAGCTCTGGCGCAAGATGCTAACTATGCTATTTGAAACTGGCCACCCGTGGTTGACGTTTAAAGATGTTTGTAACCTGCGCTCGCCTCAAGACCACGCTGGTGTGGTGCACAACTCTAACCTATGCACCGAGATTACCCTAAATAACTCGGCCGACGAAACCGCCGTTTGTAACCTGGGCTCAGTCAATCTCGCAACTCACGTTAAAGCTGGCAAGCTCGATACTAAGATGCTGTCAGAAACTGTCGCTTGGGCAATGCGCATGCTCGACAATGTGGTCGACATTACCTTTTACCCGACCGAAGAAACCAAGACCTCTAATATGCGCCACCGCCCGGTCGGTTTGGGCATCATGGGCTTTCAAGATGCTCTTTACAAGCTAGACATTCCGTTTGAGTCTGAGGCGGCCATAAAGTTTGCCGATGAATCGATGGAGCTAATTAGTTACCACGCCATTATGGGTTCGGCTAACTTGGCTCGTGAAAAAGGTGCCTACTCGAGCTTTAAGGGCAGTAAGTGGGATCGCGGCATATTCCCGATCGACACCATTGAGCTAGTTGAAAAAGAACGTGGCCAAAAGATCGACGTTAGCCGCACTGGCAAGCTCAACTGGAAACCTGTGCGCGAAGCCGTTAAAAAGTATGGCTTGCGCAACTCCAACACCATGGCCATCGCCCCAACCGCCTCAATTGCCAATATCAATGACTGTTATCCTTGCATTGAGCCGATCTACAAAAATCTGTATGTAAAATCGAACATGAACGGCGAATTCACGGTTATTAATCCGTTCTTGGTCGAAGACCTTAAAAAAGCTAAGCTTTGGAACGACGACATGATTGAAAAGCTTAAGTTCCACGATGGCAGCATTCAAAAGATTACCGAGATTCCGCAAAAACTGCGCGACAAGTACAAAGAAGTTTTTGAGACTGATTCTAAGTGGCTAGTGCGCGTAGCTGCCTACCGCGGTAAGTGGATCGACCAGAGTCAAAGCTTTAATGTTTTTGTACGCGGCGTTTCGGGCAAGGCCTTGAGCGAAATCTACACCTACGCCTGGAAGATGGGCCTCAAAACCACCTACTATCTGCGCTCACTGGCAGCCAGCCAGGTTGAGAAGTCCACAGTTGATACCGGTAAGTTTGGCAGCACCCACAAGCGTGATTTTAGCGCCATTGCCGTCGAAACTGTCGAAACTGCTCCAGTGCCGGCGCCAATTGCCGAAAACGCTCCAGTTCCGAAGCAACAATCAAGTAAATCTAAAAAATAA
- a CDS encoding Type 1 glutamine amidotransferase-like domain-containing protein, whose protein sequence is MLDKIKSADGVFMGGGNTFYLRYWLHKVGADKILAKEANNGLVIGGGSAGAIVLSPSLKYFDLADDPKEAPEAMWEGLNLVDFEPLVHADSQKYGYIIASIKESFNAKGVEVVSINDDQAVVVSDDKRELI, encoded by the coding sequence TTGCTAGATAAGATCAAATCTGCCGACGGGGTGTTTATGGGTGGCGGAAACACCTTCTATTTAAGATATTGGTTGCACAAGGTTGGCGCAGACAAGATTCTCGCCAAAGAGGCTAATAACGGGCTAGTTATTGGCGGCGGAAGTGCTGGCGCAATCGTGTTGAGCCCATCGCTAAAATATTTTGACCTAGCAGATGATCCAAAAGAGGCCCCCGAAGCTATGTGGGAGGGACTTAATTTGGTTGATTTTGAACCGCTTGTTCACGCCGACAGCCAAAAGTATGGCTACATAATTGCATCAATCAAAGAGTCGTTCAATGCCAAAGGAGTGGAAGTGGTATCAATCAATGACGATCAAGCTGTCGTCGTTTCAGATGACAAGAGAGAATTGATCTAG
- a CDS encoding glutamate--tRNA ligase: protein MSKPVRTRFAPSPTGFLHVGNVRTALFAYLFAKNQKGSFILRLEDTDRERFVDWGATHIVKSLDWLGLKPDEGVWYTETGEHAPYVQSKRLPNYQEFAEKLIKQGNAYYSYITPEEFQSHKAAAIDTKKPFVYKQNMEPEEHSKETNGYPVRLKVPAGVTKWKDELRGEFETKNELIDDFILIKADGFPTYNFAHIVDDYLMKITHIIRGDEFISSMPKYAALYDLLKIDRPTIVHMPPILGPDGKKKLSKRDGDVDVLEYKEKGYLPEALVNFLALLGWNDGTEQEIFSHDELVKRFSLDRVQKSPAVFDINRLAWMNGEYIRELPTDELLKRLEPFLPASWYKHNDYLTRVVELDKDRIKKLSDAEYLMEIFFTEPKVDKELLTKKDKPEDVENWLEVVASDLKDVEFNHDVIEKALRKLAEAGDINTGNLFYALRIALTGRTEAPGLFDIFATLGKEESLKRLETAKNLL, encoded by the coding sequence ATGAGCAAGCCTGTTAGAACTCGTTTTGCACCCAGTCCAACTGGGTTTTTGCATGTTGGCAATGTTCGCACAGCACTGTTTGCATACTTATTTGCCAAAAATCAAAAGGGTAGCTTTATTCTACGCCTCGAAGACACTGATCGAGAGCGGTTTGTAGACTGGGGTGCCACACATATAGTTAAAAGCCTTGATTGGCTTGGCCTTAAGCCCGACGAAGGGGTGTGGTATACCGAAACGGGCGAGCATGCTCCATATGTGCAGTCGAAGCGGTTGCCAAACTATCAAGAATTTGCCGAAAAGTTAATTAAGCAGGGAAATGCTTATTATTCATACATTACCCCTGAAGAGTTTCAGTCACATAAAGCTGCCGCAATCGATACCAAGAAGCCATTTGTCTATAAACAAAATATGGAGCCTGAAGAGCACTCAAAGGAAACGAATGGTTATCCAGTACGGCTGAAGGTCCCAGCCGGAGTCACAAAGTGGAAAGATGAGCTAAGGGGCGAGTTTGAGACAAAGAACGAACTAATAGATGATTTTATACTAATCAAGGCCGATGGCTTTCCAACTTATAACTTTGCCCATATTGTTGATGATTACCTAATGAAAATTACCCATATTATTCGTGGTGATGAGTTTATTAGCTCCATGCCAAAGTATGCCGCACTGTACGACTTACTAAAGATTGATCGACCCACAATTGTGCATATGCCACCAATCTTAGGCCCCGATGGCAAAAAGAAGCTCAGTAAACGCGATGGCGATGTCGATGTCTTGGAATATAAGGAAAAGGGTTATTTGCCAGAGGCACTGGTGAACTTTTTGGCACTTTTAGGCTGGAACGACGGCACCGAGCAAGAGATATTTAGCCACGATGAACTGGTGAAACGTTTTAGTTTGGATAGAGTACAAAAAAGCCCGGCGGTATTTGATATTAATCGCCTGGCCTGGATGAATGGCGAATACATACGCGAGTTACCCACAGACGAGCTTTTAAAGCGCTTAGAGCCGTTTTTGCCGGCGAGTTGGTACAAACACAACGATTATCTAACTCGAGTTGTAGAGCTCGATAAAGACCGTATAAAGAAGCTAAGTGACGCCGAGTATCTTATGGAGATATTTTTTACTGAGCCAAAAGTTGATAAGGAGCTGCTAACCAAGAAAGATAAGCCAGAAGATGTTGAGAATTGGCTAGAGGTTGTTGCCAGCGATCTTAAAGATGTTGAATTTAATCACGATGTTATCGAGAAAGCCCTACGCAAACTTGCCGAAGCGGGTGATATAAACACCGGAAATCTATTTTATGCCTTACGCATAGCCCTAACCGGCCGCACCGAGGCTCCAGGTCTTTTTGATATCTTTGCAACTCTGGGTAAAGAAGAGTCACTGAAAAGGTTAGAAACGGCTAAAAATCTATTGTGA
- a CDS encoding DUF4367 domain-containing protein, protein MNQCANCSSDNQITIAGKTFCANCGTPVQTTDSQTASSGAPVADVAVKAATAPLADGTNTQAAPALAPLAAPPSTVIAPKPAEPASANAVSSTKPIQPEPIAQSSSQQPAGAPKPLSSNPAEQPAISQAQPVPQPAVVPTTQPDSRSQPQTKAAAEITSKVQHAHDESSLQRLLEGQKTPKSAPQPQFAPTVSRVAPIKNLDLAKPNPAPASENVGSELGGLDTKNESVFSDAQLNELAKATQGSAKPSQSSLKVMSDIRPAASPGVEYIPPKHNTLSALSPGLSTAETAPVVKAVNSVQPPSILPPTTRANSQLTNARQTPGSGRVVEMGLPTHLIPKPNSVPTVIAQLNNSQPGQKKPGLKPASVALSLIGVVVVGLYVWQINYPNLAFKVASGKAGINASLPNYLPSGWKVSGDIQASPGLISYNVSNSNGSQQMQVQEAKTDWDSQALAENYVTQKSDNYLALQAQGLTIYMYGNNQASWINKGTWYRLEGNTSGLNQDQLIKIATSL, encoded by the coding sequence ATGAATCAATGTGCAAATTGTAGTTCCGACAATCAAATAACCATTGCAGGTAAGACTTTTTGTGCTAACTGTGGTACGCCCGTCCAAACTACAGACAGCCAAACAGCAAGCTCCGGCGCACCGGTTGCAGATGTGGCGGTCAAAGCTGCCACAGCACCACTGGCTGATGGTACCAACACCCAAGCAGCGCCTGCCCTAGCTCCCCTGGCTGCACCCCCATCTACAGTCATTGCGCCAAAACCGGCCGAACCAGCATCGGCCAATGCAGTAAGCAGCACCAAGCCGATACAGCCAGAACCTATCGCACAATCAAGCTCACAGCAACCAGCCGGAGCGCCCAAGCCACTGTCTTCAAACCCTGCTGAACAACCGGCAATCAGCCAAGCACAGCCAGTGCCGCAGCCCGCTGTAGTCCCAACGACCCAGCCCGACAGCAGAAGTCAGCCTCAAACCAAGGCGGCTGCAGAAATCACATCTAAAGTCCAGCATGCTCACGACGAGTCTTCACTACAACGACTTTTAGAGGGTCAAAAGACTCCAAAGTCGGCTCCCCAACCTCAATTTGCACCCACTGTGTCGAGGGTGGCGCCAATTAAAAACCTAGACTTAGCCAAGCCTAATCCAGCCCCTGCGAGTGAGAATGTCGGCAGTGAGCTGGGGGGGTTGGATACCAAAAACGAGTCTGTTTTTTCTGATGCTCAGCTTAATGAACTAGCCAAAGCCACTCAGGGCAGCGCCAAACCGTCCCAGTCCAGCCTCAAAGTCATGAGCGATATTCGGCCTGCGGCCAGCCCGGGGGTGGAGTACATTCCGCCCAAACACAACACTCTGAGCGCCTTAAGCCCTGGCCTGTCGACTGCCGAAACTGCACCTGTAGTTAAAGCCGTTAATTCTGTTCAGCCACCAAGCATACTCCCGCCCACAACCAGGGCCAATAGCCAACTAACCAATGCCAGGCAGACACCTGGCTCAGGCCGAGTAGTGGAAATGGGGCTGCCGACTCACCTTATACCTAAACCCAATAGCGTGCCAACCGTCATAGCTCAATTAAATAATTCTCAGCCCGGGCAGAAAAAGCCTGGTCTTAAGCCGGCCAGTGTGGCTCTAAGCCTAATTGGTGTGGTGGTGGTTGGATTGTATGTATGGCAAATCAACTATCCAAACTTGGCTTTTAAAGTCGCCAGTGGCAAGGCGGGTATTAACGCCAGTTTGCCAAACTATTTGCCCTCAGGCTGGAAGGTATCGGGCGACATTCAGGCCAGTCCAGGACTTATTAGTTACAATGTTAGCAATTCAAACGGCAGTCAGCAGATGCAGGTGCAAGAGGCTAAGACCGACTGGGACTCTCAAGCCTTAGCTGAAAACTATGTGACTCAGAAATCTGACAACTACCTGGCTTTGCAGGCTCAGGGGTTAACCATATACATGTATGGCAACAACCAAGCCAGCTGGATTAATAAGGGCACTTGGTATAGACTAGAGGGCAATACTAGCGGTCTGAACCAAGACCAATTAATCAAAATTGCTACCAGCCTATGA
- a CDS encoding ribonucleotide-diphosphate reductase subunit beta: MPLTKTTKRPDINKRRIINGVDADVVQLHPMKHNFAWEAYNTGNANHWLPTEIAMQDDIEMWKSGKLTSDERLAFETALGFFTTADSIAANNLVLAFYRHVTSPEVRMYLLRQSYEEAIHTHAYQYIVESLGLDGGKIFNMYRENASHFSKADFILTFNEGVYDPKFKTGTFEADQKFLENMCVFSLILEGIFFYSSFAVIFGFQRQHKMTGSAEQIQYIMRDETVHLNFGIDMINTIKDEQPELWTKDFQKRIVKLVKDAAKLEYAYAKNVFPRGIFGMNADGFRQYIEHIADRRLSRVGLPPQFNVDNPFPWMSEAVDLSKEKNFFETRVTEYQTGGTLNWE, encoded by the coding sequence ATGCCACTTACTAAAACTACTAAGCGTCCCGACATCAATAAGCGCCGGATTATCAACGGCGTTGATGCCGATGTGGTGCAGCTGCACCCTATGAAACACAACTTTGCTTGGGAGGCCTATAATACCGGCAATGCCAACCACTGGCTGCCAACCGAAATTGCTATGCAAGACGACATAGAGATGTGGAAATCGGGCAAGCTGACCAGCGACGAGCGCTTGGCTTTCGAAACAGCCTTGGGCTTTTTTACCACCGCCGACTCGATTGCCGCCAACAATCTAGTGCTAGCTTTTTATCGACACGTTACTAGCCCCGAGGTGCGCATGTACTTACTGCGTCAATCTTATGAGGAGGCCATTCACACTCATGCCTATCAGTATATTGTGGAAAGTTTGGGCCTAGACGGTGGTAAGATCTTTAATATGTACCGCGAAAACGCCTCGCACTTTTCGAAAGCTGACTTTATTTTGACTTTCAACGAGGGTGTGTATGATCCTAAGTTCAAGACCGGCACCTTTGAGGCCGATCAGAAATTTTTAGAAAATATGTGCGTGTTCTCGTTGATTTTGGAAGGCATATTCTTCTACTCCAGCTTTGCTGTGATATTTGGTTTTCAGCGCCAGCACAAGATGACCGGCAGTGCCGAGCAGATTCAGTACATTATGCGCGACGAGACTGTGCACCTCAACTTTGGCATTGATATGATTAACACCATTAAAGATGAGCAGCCCGAACTCTGGACCAAGGACTTTCAAAAACGCATTGTTAAGCTGGTAAAAGATGCTGCTAAGCTCGAATACGCCTATGCCAAGAACGTTTTTCCACGCGGCATATTTGGTATGAACGCCGATGGCTTTCGTCAATACATAGAGCACATTGCCGACCGTCGCCTAAGTCGAGTCGGCCTGCCGCCTCAGTTTAATGTCGACAATCCATTCCCGTGGATGAGCGAAGCTGTCGACCTAAGTAAAGAAAAGAACTTCTTCGAAACTCGAGTAACCGAATACCAAACCGGCGGCACTCTTAACTGGGAATAA